One part of the Raphanus sativus cultivar WK10039 chromosome 7, ASM80110v3, whole genome shotgun sequence genome encodes these proteins:
- the LOC108817295 gene encoding phospholipid:diacylglycerol acyltransferase 1, giving the protein MPLIQRKKPTEKPSSPAEDLPDDDDDDSQKKSHRKKSNNGGADKAKWSCVDSCCWFIGCVCVTWWFLLFLYNAMPASFPQYVTEAITGPLPDPPGVKLKKEGLVAKHPVVFIPGIVTGGLELWEGKHCADGLFRKRLWGGTFGEVYKRPLCWVEHMSLDNETGMDPAGIRIRAVSGLVAADYFAPGYFVWAVLIANLAHIGYEEKNMYMAAYDWRLSFQNTEVRDQTLSRMKSNIELMVSTNGGKKAVIVPHSMGVLYFLHFMKWVEAPAPMGGGGGPDWCAKHIKAVMNIGGPFLGVPKAVAGLFSAEAKDVAVARAIAPGFLDTDIFRLQTLQHVMRMTRTWDSTMSMIPKGGDTIWGGLDWSPEEGYTCTGKKQKSNGTTTRGEEDGESLISKKTKKPVNYGRIISFGKDVAEAPPSEIKNIDFRGAVKGQSIPNNTCRDVWTEYHDMGIGGIKAIAEYKVYTADAVIDLLHYVAPKMMARGSAHFSYGIADDLDDPKYQHPRHWSNPLETKLPNSPEMEIYSLYGVGIPTERSYIYKLNQSPDSCIPFQIFTSAHEEDEDSCLKAGVYNVDGDETVPVLSAGFMCAKAWRGKTRFNPSGIKTYVREYNHSPPANLLEGRGTQSGAHVDIMGNFALIEDIMRVATGGNGSDIGLDQVHSGIFEWSERIDLKL; this is encoded by the exons ATGCCCCTTATTCAACGGAAAAAGCCGACGGAGAAACCGTCGTCTCCAGCTGAGGACCTTCCCGACGATGACGACGACGATTCCCAGAAGAAATCTCATCGCAAGAAATCCAACAACGGAGGAGCCGACAAGGCGAAGTGGTCGTGCGTTGATTCTTGCTGCTGGTTCATCGGATGCGTGTGCGTCACGTGGTGGTTCCTATTGTTCCTCTACAACGCCATGCCCGCGAGCTTTCCTCAGTACGTGACGGAGGCGATCACGGGTCCTTTGCCTGACCCTCCGGGCGTGAAGCTGAAGAAAGAAGGTCTCGTGGCGAAACATCCGGTCGTCTTTATCCCAGGGATTGTCACCGGAGGGCTTGAGCTTTGGGAAGGCAAACACTGCGCTGATGGTTTGTTTAGAAAGCGCTTGTGGGGTGGCACTTTCGGTGAAGTCTATAAAAG GCCTCTATGTTGGGTGGAACACATGTCACTTGACAACGAAACTGGGATGGATCCTGCTGGTATTAGAATTAGAGCTGTCTCAGGACTCGTTGCTGCTGATTACTTCGCCCCTGGCTACTTTGTCTGGGCGGTGCTCATTGCTAACCTTGCACATATCGGATACGAAGAGAAGAACATGTACATGGCTGCATATGACTGGAGGCTCTCGTTTCAGAACACAGAG GTGCGTGACCAGACGCTAAGCCGTATGAAAAGTAATATAGAGCTGATGGTTTCTACCAACGGTGGCAAAAAGGCAGTCATAGTTCCTCACTCCATGGGGGTCTTGTATTTTCTACATTTTATGAAATGGGTTGAGGCACCAGCTCCTATGGGTGGCGGCGGTGGGCCTGATTGGTGCGCTAAGCATATCAAAGCGGTGATGAACATCGGTGGACCGTTTCTTGGTGTTCCTAAAGCTGTTGCTGGCCTCTTCTCTGCTGAAGCAAAGGATGTTGCCGTTGCCAG AGCGATAGCGCCAGGGTTCTTAGACACGGATATATTCAGACTCCAGACGTTGCAGCACGTGATGAGAATGACACGCACATGGGACTCAACGATGTCTATGATACCTAAAGGAGGTGACACGATATGGGGTGGTCTTGATTGGTCGCCGGAGGAAGGCTACACTTGTACAGGTAAAAAGCAAAAGAGCAACGGGACGACGACTCGCGGTGAAGAAGACGGTGAGAGTTTAATTTCCAAGAAGACGAAGAAGCCTGTCAACTACGGAAGAATCATATCGTTTGGGAAAGACGTGGCAGAGGCTCCACCATCTGAGATCAAAAACATTGACTTCCGA gGTGCTGTAAAAGGTCAGAGTATCCCAAACAACACGTGCCGTGACGTGTGGACAGAGTACCATGATATGGGAATTGGAGGGATCAAAGCTATAGCTGAGTATAAGGTCTACACTGCTGATGCAGTCATTGATTTGCTGCACTATGTTGCTCCTAAGATGATGGCGCGTGGTTCCGCTCATTTCTCATACGGGATTGCTGATGATTTAGATGACCCTAAGTACCAACATCCTAGACACTGGTCCAATCCCTTGGAAACAAA ATTACCCAATTCCCCTGAAATGGAGATCTACTCATTGTATGGAGTTGGGATACCAACGGAACGATCATACATCTACAAGCTCAACCAGTCTCCTGACAGCTGCATCCCCTTTCAGATCTTCACTTCAGCTCACGAGGAGGACGAAGACAGCTGTCTGAAAGCTGGAGTGTACAACGTTGACGGGGACGAGACGGTGCCGGTCCTCAGCGCCGGGTTCATGTGTGCTAAAGCTTGGCGTGGGAAGACGAGATTCAACCCTTCGGGAATCAAGACTTACGTCAGAGAGTACAACCACTCTCCGCCGGCTAACCTGCTCGAAGGGCGCGGGACGCAGAGCGGGGCGCACGTTGATATCATGGGGAACTTTGCGTTGATAGAGGATATCATGAGGGTTGCCACAGGTGGCAACGGGTCGGATATAGGGCTTGACCAGGTCCACTCTGGTATATTTGAATGGTCGGAGCGTATTGACCTGAAGCTGTGA
- the LOC108815013 gene encoding protein RETARDED ROOT GROWTH-LIKE, whose translation MMRSIDVHVKTLTPSVRTILSSIFTPKQKPPPLPLPLYFSSRSSSHASPRFFSSSPIHGGLRSFGSLFAVRVAFSSSTAASLQPQQQNQNQQQPVGECGEKVPTLEVADGSYGGLEEDTKLSLPVRAYFFSTSVDLKGLVEQNKHNFIPPTSRMTNYVVLKFGNHTDPTGTGSCISGSECIYMVVFQYGSIVLFNVREHEVDEYLKVVERHSSGLLSEMRKDEYEVRENPDLNTWMQGGLDYIMLQFLNIDGIRTIGSVLGQSIALDYYGRQVDGMVAEFTDINRGMEKTGTFTMDRKKLFQLVGKANSNLADVILKLGLFERSDIAWKDAKYAQIWEYLRDEFELTQRFASLDFKLKFVEHNIRFLQEILQNRKSDFLEWLIIILISAEIAISLYDMVRRSL comes from the exons ATGATGCGGAGCATTGACGTCCACGTTAAAACCCTAACCCCTTCCGTCCGTACAATCCTCTCCTCGATCTTCACTCCTAAGCAGAAACCGCCGCCGCTTCCGCTTCCGCTGTACTTCTCCTCGCGCTCGTCGTCACACGCTTCACCTCGTTTCTTCTCCAGTTCTCCGATCCACGGTGGTTTAAGAAGCTTCGGGTCCCTCTTCGCCGTGAGGGTGGCTTTTTCTTCCTCCACAGCCGCTTCGCTTCAGCCGCAGCAGCAGAATCAGAATCAGCAGCAACCAGTGGGGGAGTGTGGTGAAAAGGTCCCGACTTTGGAGGTTGCTGATGGGAGTTACGGCGGATTAGAGGAGGATACGAAGCTTTCTCTTCCTGTTCGAGCTTATTTCTTCTCCACTAG CGTTGATTTGAAAGGCTTAGTTGAGCAGAACAAGCACAACTTCATCCCACCCACTTCGCGTATGACTAACTATGTTGTTCTCAAGTTCGGAAACCATACTGATCCCACT GGTACTGGTAGTTGTATAAGTGGGAGTGAGTGCATTTACATGGTGGTATTCCAGTACGGATCGATTGTCTTGTTTAACGTACGGGAACACGAGGTTGATGAGTATCTTAAAGTGGTCGAGAGGCATTCTTCTGGTTTGCTTTCTGAGATGAGAAAAGATG AATACGAAGTGAGAGAGAATCCAGATCTGAACACCTGGATGCAAGGAGGACTGGACTACATTATGTTGCAGTTCTTGAATATTGATGGCATCAGAACCATCGGCAGTGTTCTTGGCCAGAGCATAGCTCTGGATTACTATGGCCGGCAG GTTGATGGTATGGTAGCAGAATTTACGGACATAAACCGTGGGATGGAGAAAACAGGAACGTTTACAATGGACAGGAAGAAGCTTTTCCAGTTGGTTGGAAAGGCTAATTCTAATCTGGCTGATGTGATTCTGAAGCTTGGTCTTTTTGAGAG GTCAGATATAGCTTGGAAGGATGCTAAATACGCTCAGATATGGGAGTATCTTAGGGATGAGTTTGAATTGACACAGAGATTTGCAAGCCTTGATTTTAAGCTCAAGTTTGtagag CACAACATTCGTTTTCTTCAGGAGATACTTCAGAACAGGAAATCAGATTTTCTAGAGTGGCTAATCATTATCCTGATCAGTGCCGAAATCGCTATTTCATTGTACGATATGGTCCGAAGATCCTTGTGA
- the LOC108815158 gene encoding uncharacterized protein LOC108815158, with protein MSAHHLRDLISNLASSQDAVVNMVAEQVVTCMMCLSCEDFSAFVAYLRKCMLSPEVPYITGLTRGRLNLIAIHNNRENILFEMNQHFTRMCIPAFEDIFVGAEMYNRAIDARDMAIARRNQMGVSSVFQKGESSNSRFLSGQENADERTIVLSFSRRYPVSREEVHGYFTWRFGEIIEAIHMGGAGRTGQTLYAAAMVLNSPAMIPAIIMEGISTTKFSINGKHVWARKFIPSHKILFP; from the exons ATGTCTGCTCATCACCTGAGAGATTTGATATCGAATCTTGCCTCTTCACAGGACGCTGTCGTCAACATGGTCGCTGAACAAGTCGTGACGTGCATGATGTGCTTGTCCTGCGAAGATTTCTCAGCGTTTGTGGCCTACTTGAGGAAGTGCATGCTCTCTCCAGAGGTACCTTACATCACGGGTCTCACAAGAGGGCGCTTAAACCTCATAGCCATCCACAACAACCGCGAAAACATTCTCTTTGAGATGAATCAGCATTTCACGCGTATGTGTATCCCAGCTTTCGAAGATATATTCGTGGGTGCTGAGATGTACAACAGAGCGATTGATGCGAGGGACATGGCGATAGCGAGGAGGAACCAGATGGGAGTCAGCAGTGTTTTTCAAAAAGGTGAATCAAGTAATAGCCGGTTCTTAAGTGGGCAAGAAAACGCAGATGAGAGGACCATCGTCCTCTCATTTTCTAGAAGATACCCAGTTTCTAGAGAAGAAGTGCATGGCTACTTTACCTG GAGATTTGGGGAAATTATAGAAGCGATACACATGGGTGGAGCGGGACGGACTGGACAAACGCTGTATGCAGCAGCGATGGTGTTAAATTCTCCCGCCATGATTCCAGCGATTATAATGGAAGGGATCTCCACGACCAAATTCAGCATCAATGGAAAACATGTCTGGGCTCGAAAATTCATTCCCAGCCACAAAATCCTCTTCCCATAA